The proteins below are encoded in one region of Lonchura striata isolate bLonStr1 chromosome 1, bLonStr1.mat, whole genome shotgun sequence:
- the MRPL53 gene encoding large ribosomal subunit protein mL53, with product MASKVSLVLRPVKSIVVRFCPFEPNVESTRKFLQSIYHKKVQATNTNCEVTTDVRHDGSEPVVDVTFADGDRLIMKGAHLTTGEMLTALASRCNAKDLKEEQKSKKKNP from the exons ATGGCGTCCAAAGTGAGCCTGGTGCTGCGGCCGGTGAAGAGCATCGTGGTCCGGTTCTGCCCCTTCGAGCCCAACGTGGAGAGCACCAG aaaatttctcCAAAGTATTTACCATAAAAAAGTCCAAGCTACTAATACAAACTGTGAAGTAACTACTGATGTGAGACATGATGGATCTGAACCAGTTGTAGATGTTACATTTG CTGATGGAGATCGACTGATAATGAAGGGAGCCCACCTGACAACAGGGGAAATGTTAACAGCACTGGCATCCAGATGTAATGCAAAAGACCTtaaagaagaacagaaaagcaagaaGAAGAATCCCTGA